The following coding sequences are from one Canis lupus baileyi chromosome 23, mCanLup2.hap1, whole genome shotgun sequence window:
- the LOC140615315 gene encoding ubiquitin carboxyl-terminal hydrolase 17-like protein 6, with protein MDAAYLHRSEESQFNDSPKPQSCWSQRSGAEVHGGPSLPEKTSPASKTLSSLTDPLAPASAGRPPTKTPLSWEDLSQVGAGLQNMGNTCYVNATLQCLTYTEPLASYVLSQKHGTACRKQTSCMLCTLQAHMTRVLCHPGRVLRPLPLLLAAFHTHKQEDAHEYLMFILDAMQQACLPEDKPSDSQHAQDSTLIQHIFGGYWRSQIQCLHCQGISSTLEPYLDISLDIGAAQSVSQALEQLVKPELLEGENAYHCSKCLEKVPASKVLTWHSCAKVLILVLKRFSDFTGNKMTKEMQYPECLDMQHYLSEQRAGPLVYVLYAVLVHAGWSCHSGRYFCFVKAGNGQWHKMDDAKISACVVTCALRQLAYVLFYMQKTDMERDLVSGSVEGGIASPEADPAEVGEASGESTRDPTVNLAESEEHGEETSRQQTTLDQGRCLQERNRPKPELHVRRREIALPENAVILQHSKYRHEMPKNHPQQTMDLLHTAAGMIPPHVAGDVAKVPHVPGRARPTKRTSKKGQRSGEAVQGCVY; from the coding sequence ATGGACGCTGCCTACCTCCACCGCTCAGAGGAGTCTCAGTTCAACGACTCTCCCAAACCCCAATCATGCTGGTCACAGAGAAGTGGTGCTGAAGTCCACGGAGGACCCTCTCTGCCTGAGAAGACATCCCCTGCATCAAAGACACTCTCCTCCCTGACTGATCCTTTGGCTCCCGCATCAGCAGGGCGGCCTCCCACCAAGACGCCTCTGAGTTGGGAGGATCTTTCCCAGGTGGGAGCTGGGCTTCAGAACATGGGGAACACTTGCTACGTGAATGCAACCCTACAGTGTCTGACCTACACAGAGCCCCTTGCCAGCTACGTGCTGTCCCAGAAGCACGGGACAGCCTGTAGGAAGCAGACATCCTGCATGCTGTGTACTCTGCAGGCTCACATGACCCGGGTTCTCTGCCATCCTGGACGTGTGCTCCGACCCCTTCCACTCCTGCTTGCCGCCTTCCACACACACAAGCAAGAAGATGCCCATGAGTATCTCATGTTCATTCTGGATGCAATGCAGCAAGCATGCTTGCCTGAAGACAAGCCCTCAGACTCTCAGCATGCTCAGGACAGCACCCTCATCCAGCATATCTTTGGGGGGTACTGGAGGTCACAAATCCAGTGTCTCCACTGCCAAGGCATTTCCAGCACTCTGgaaccttacctggacatcagccTGGACATCGGGGCTGCTCAGAGTGTCAGCCAAGCTTTGGAGCAGTTGGTGAAGCCCGAATTGCTTGAAGGTGAAAATGCCTACCATTGTAGTAAGTGTCTAGAGAAAGTGCCTGCGTCCAAGGTGTTGACTTGGCACAGTTGTGCAAAAGTCCTCATCCTGGTCTTGAAACGATTCTCAGACTTCACAGGCAACAAAATGACTAAGGAGATGCAATATCCTGAGTGCCTTGACATGCAACACTACctgtctgagcagagggcaggaccctTGGTTTATGTGCTCTATGCCGTGCTGGTGCATGCTGGGTGGAGTTGCCACAGTGGACGTTATTTCTGTTTCGTAAAGGCAGGAAACGGCCAGTGGCATAAAATGGATGATGCTAAGATCAGCGCCTGCGTTGTGACTTGTGCCCTGCGCCAACTTGCCTATGTCCTCTTTTATATGCAGAAGACCGATATGGAAAGAGACCTTGTGAGTGGGTCAGTCGAGGGAGGAATCGCATCTCCCGAGGCAGACCCCGCAGAGgtgggtgaggcctcaggagagagcacaagggatCCCACTGTGAACCTTGCTGAGTCGGAGGAGCACGGGGAAGAGACCTCAAGGCAACAAACCACATTAGACCAGGGGAGATGCCTCCAAGAACGCAACCGACCTAAGCCTGAACTTCatgtcaggagaagagaaattgctcTTCCTGAGAATGCAGTCATCCTTCAGCACTCCAAATACAGACATGAGATGCCCAAGAATCATCCTCAGCAAACCATGGACCTGCTCCACACTGCAGCTGGGATGATCCCACCTCACGTGGCCGGGGACGTGGCCAAAGTCCCGCATGTGCCAGGGAGAGCCAGACCAACAAAGAGGACgagcaagaagggacagaggtCTGGGGAAGCAGTGCAGGGATGTGTCTACTAA